CGCAAAACATCAGTAACGTCGCAATGGTAAAAGCCAGATGTATTCcatcttaaaaaaaaaaaacgtgATTTTGATCTTACCGCCGCTCGAAGGACTTCGTCCTCAATATTGGTCCTATAAGTAAGTTAACCGGGAGCTCAAAGGAAAATAATTTACAATTTTCGAGTTTCAACTTACCAGACACCTCCTTTGACGACCGGCATGGCTGCGGAGACTCGGCGAAGCCGTCGTTATACCGGTCGACGGAATGGAATGTTTTCTGCGTGGATCTGGCGTAATAATATGCAACCGATAAGTGCGGGCTGGCCGGTGTCGATAGCAAGTTGCACGCGGATGGACGGTGATGAAGAAAGCTCATCAACTGGGTAACTTAGTGTCCGCGATAGGCGCGAAAGAGGTTTAGCGCGGTAGGCGCATTCCCCGCCAAGTTATGTAAGCAGATCCAGATTTTTGATcgaaaagataaaaaaagttCGAGGATGTACAAACACTGGTAAGAGCCCCCGACATTCGACTTTTTCAATAAGTGTCCGTTTGGAGGGTCCGTCAAAATGTCAACTACGCTAGAAGCACCCCGTCAATACGGCCAGCCCTCGAGAAAGGGCAAGAGGGCATGGAGAAAAAATGTGGACGTTTCGGAGGTTCAAGAAGGTCTCCGTCTGTTGAAGGATGAGGAAATCAAAGGGTATGATTCCGCGTGTTCGCCGATAATGTCCCACTGAATTGGCTTTAACTGTTCGATTATAGAGGTGTTTTAGCAGAGAGACCTTCCGAAGAACTGTTCGTCATTGACAAGAAGGGCTCTTCGGAGATTCGCGACGCATACCGAAAACAACACAAAAAGCCTCTGAAAGCAGATGAAATTCTCGCACAAAGATCTGCGATAGATGCAGTAGACACACGGAAACGTGGGAGTTCCAACGTGACCGACGGCGTCATTGAGCCGAAGACCAAGAAACACAAGAGTGACTGGGTCAGCCGCAAAGAATGGAAGCGCTTAAAGCAGGTAGCCAAAGAGGGCAACCCAATGGATAAGCCAAGTGATGGTGGTTTCTACGACCCTTGGGCTGACGAAGCGGATCCGACGCCTCTTGATGATCCGCAGTTCGATTATCTAGAAAAGCCCAAACCCAAGGTGGCCCCGGAAACCCTGAAGCGAGCTCCCATTTCCCTGACTGCCGATGGAAAGACGGTTCCCTCCGTACGAGCGCCAACCGCTGGTACAAGTTACAATCCGACATTCGAAGATTGGGATGAGCTGCTACGAGAACAAGGGCAAAGAGCcgtcgaagaggagaagaagcggttAGAGGAAGAGCGCAAGGAACAAGAGCGGCAGCGCTTGGTTGATGAGGCCAatgatgacgatggtgaAGCCAAATCTGATGATGAAAGCGCTTGGGAAGGCTTCGAGAGCGAGTATGAGAAGCCGGAATGGCTGAACAAGAAGCGCCCCGAGAGAAAGACAAAAACGCAGAGGAACAAGATTAAGCGAAGAAAGGAAGCCGAAAGGCTAGCCAAATGGGAGGCACAGAAGCAGACAAAGGAGGCCCAAGTTG
This is a stretch of genomic DNA from Aspergillus puulaauensis MK2 DNA, chromosome 8, nearly complete sequence. It encodes these proteins:
- a CDS encoding ribosome biogenesis protein NOP53 (BUSCO:EOG09263C55;~COG:L;~EggNog:ENOG410PKBP;~InterPro:IPR011687;~PFAM:PF07767), with the translated sequence MSTTLEAPRQYGQPSRKGKRAWRKNVDVSEVQEGLRLLKDEEIKGGVLAERPSEELFVIDKKGSSEIRDAYRKQHKKPLKADEILAQRSAIDAVDTRKRGSSNVTDGVIEPKTKKHKSDWVSRKEWKRLKQVAKEGNPMDKPSDGGFYDPWADEADPTPLDDPQFDYLEKPKPKVAPETLKRAPISLTADGKTVPSVRAPTAGTSYNPTFEDWDELLREQGQRAVEEEKKRLEEERKEQERQRLVDEANDDDGEAKSDDESAWEGFESEYEKPEWLNKKRPERKTKTQRNKIKRRKEAERLAKWEAQKQTKEAQVAEAKAISERFKNQELERDSDADESSDEGDDTTLRRKPLGGKIRAPEKPTEVVLPDELQDSLRLLKPEGNLLDDRFRTLIIQGKLESRKPVSQPKKAKREVTEKWTYKDFKVPGL